A DNA window from Actinomycetota bacterium contains the following coding sequences:
- a CDS encoding DUF5719 family protein, translating into MKVTRLSFALALAVALSLPALFAPFPAAADWSGGHCGAALETTSTSWFFAEGTTRPGFDEWLCVLNPGGDPCRLTFHFLLSGGEGAPFRADLPPHSRFTLNVNQAAGTGLDVSVLLASDRPVAAERAMYFRYGAGGLAGGHCEHGAVSASRQWLFAEGTTRAGFDTWLCLSNPQDVAAMVTVDFLLGTGQGDSLKGSYRLQPRSRFTLCVNDVVPAERDVSLRVTSDRAVVAERPVYFNYRGEWDGGHDALGSREASRKWYFAEGTTQPGFEEYICLLNPETTDTRATLAFMSQGGEIRRLEVNVPARRRQTVFVNEAVGPGMDVSCEVSSPAPLVAERPLYFSRLGRQRGGHISAGCTAPTTVALVAEGCTRGGFDEFLCILNPNDERASVQVSCMDSGGGVTGTSCALERRSRLTLSVREIAGPDKDVSVRLVSDLGLVVERPMYFSYRCAAPVTLAAVGDVNLDLNQFGQGYSYDYPWTGTAALLQSADLAFANLECTISFRGSPVPGKAFTFRGSPYALSAVRGAGIDVVSHANNHARDFGTEAILDSFFFLDNGAIGHCGSGVDYAAAHSPACVTASGLRVAFLAYNDIDWPGWTAGPGYPGVANAADGAGIARDIAAARENADLVVVSFHWGTEREYTAGGRQRELARFSIDRGADLVLGHHPHVIQGFEVYRGRLIAYSLGNFVFNPGSPQCNFTILARITLDSGGFRGATIYPALISNGRPALMGGTEAVVWLRQVAGLSAAMGTPMTVHGDTATIP; encoded by the coding sequence ATGAAGGTTACGAGGCTCTCTTTCGCACTGGCTCTCGCGGTTGCGCTGTCCCTCCCCGCCCTGTTCGCCCCCTTCCCGGCTGCAGCGGACTGGAGCGGTGGACACTGCGGGGCCGCGCTGGAAACCACTTCCACCTCGTGGTTCTTCGCGGAGGGGACCACCCGGCCCGGTTTCGACGAATGGCTGTGCGTGCTCAACCCGGGTGGCGACCCCTGCCGGCTGACCTTCCACTTCCTGCTGTCTGGCGGGGAAGGCGCTCCTTTCCGCGCCGACCTGCCGCCCCACAGCCGCTTCACCCTGAACGTGAACCAGGCCGCGGGGACCGGACTGGACGTCTCGGTGCTGCTGGCGTCCGATCGCCCCGTGGCGGCTGAGCGCGCGATGTACTTCCGTTACGGCGCGGGCGGCCTGGCGGGCGGGCACTGCGAGCACGGCGCCGTGTCCGCCTCCCGGCAGTGGCTCTTCGCCGAGGGCACCACCCGCGCCGGCTTCGATACCTGGCTGTGTCTTTCGAATCCCCAGGACGTCGCGGCAATGGTCACGGTGGACTTCCTCCTGGGAACGGGGCAGGGCGATAGCCTGAAAGGCAGCTACCGTTTGCAGCCGCGCAGCAGGTTTACCCTGTGCGTGAACGATGTTGTCCCCGCCGAACGCGACGTCTCCCTGCGCGTGACCTCGGACCGGGCGGTGGTCGCCGAGCGGCCGGTCTATTTCAACTACCGCGGGGAGTGGGACGGCGGCCATGACGCCCTCGGGTCACGCGAAGCTTCCAGGAAATGGTATTTCGCGGAGGGCACGACCCAGCCCGGGTTCGAGGAATACATCTGCCTCCTCAACCCGGAGACAACCGATACCAGGGCTACCCTTGCCTTCATGTCCCAGGGCGGAGAGATACGCCGCCTGGAGGTGAACGTGCCGGCCAGGCGCCGCCAGACGGTGTTCGTGAACGAGGCGGTGGGGCCGGGGATGGACGTGTCATGCGAGGTATCCTCGCCGGCGCCCCTGGTGGCCGAACGCCCCCTGTACTTCTCCCGCCTGGGACGACAGCGCGGTGGACACATCAGCGCCGGGTGCACGGCGCCCACGACCGTGGCCCTTGTCGCGGAGGGATGCACCCGCGGGGGTTTCGACGAGTTCCTGTGCATCCTCAACCCCAACGACGAGCGTGCCAGCGTCCAGGTGAGCTGCATGGACTCCGGCGGCGGCGTGACCGGTACCAGTTGCGCCCTGGAGCGGCGCAGCCGCCTCACCCTGAGCGTGCGGGAGATCGCCGGTCCGGACAAGGACGTCTCGGTGCGCCTGGTCTCAGACCTCGGGCTGGTGGTGGAGCGCCCCATGTACTTCTCCTACCGCTGTGCCGCTCCGGTCACCCTGGCGGCGGTGGGAGACGTCAACCTCGACCTTAACCAGTTCGGCCAGGGGTACTCCTACGACTATCCCTGGACGGGGACGGCCGCCCTGCTCCAGTCAGCCGACCTGGCCTTCGCCAACCTCGAGTGCACCATCTCCTTCCGCGGCAGCCCGGTGCCGGGCAAGGCCTTCACCTTCCGGGGGAGCCCGTACGCTCTCTCCGCTGTGCGCGGGGCGGGCATCGACGTGGTCTCCCACGCCAACAACCACGCCCGCGACTTCGGCACCGAGGCCATCCTGGACTCCTTCTTCTTCCTGGACAACGGCGCCATCGGCCATTGCGGTTCCGGGGTGGACTACGCCGCCGCGCACTCCCCCGCCTGCGTAACCGCCAGCGGACTGCGCGTGGCCTTCCTCGCCTACAACGATATCGACTGGCCGGGCTGGACCGCCGGGCCGGGCTACCCGGGCGTGGCCAACGCCGCCGACGGTGCGGGGATCGCCAGGGATATCGCCGCCGCCCGGGAGAACGCCGACCTGGTGGTAGTATCCTTCCACTGGGGGACGGAGCGGGAATACACCGCCGGGGGCCGCCAGCGTGAGCTGGCCCGCTTCTCCATAGACCGCGGGGCCGACCTGGTGCTGGGGCACCATCCCCACGTCATCCAGGGCTTCGAGGTCTACCGTGGCAGGCTCATCGCCTACTCCCTGGGCAACTTCGTCTTCAACCCGGGCAGCCCGCAGTGCAACTTCACCATCCTGGCCCGCATCACCCTGGACAGCGGGGGCTTTAGGGGCGCCACCATCTATCCCGCCTTGATCTCCAACGGCAGGCCGGCCCTCATGGGCGGCACCGAGGCGGTGGTGTGGCTGCGCCAGGTGGCTGGCCTCTCCGCCGCCATGGGCACCCCCATGACCGTCCACGGCGACACCGCTACCATCCCCTGA
- a CDS encoding crotonase/enoyl-CoA hydratase family protein, with product MQVETEKSGKVFTVIINRPEVKNAIDYETSRQLGDAFRAFEADGEACAAVLWGAHGTFCAGADLKALAADPMQEALRLNEDMTKDGPLGPTRMLLSKPVIAAISGYCVAGGLELAVWCDLRVAEEDAVLGIFERRFGVPLIDGGTQRLPRLIGMSRALDMILTGRPVGAREALEMGLVNRVVGKGEAREAAEELAAQLAEFPQTCMRNDREALYRGIGMTFDAGLEMEYRLGIKTLQSGESVSGAGRFTEGEGKHGKF from the coding sequence ATGCAGGTGGAAACGGAGAAGAGCGGCAAGGTCTTCACGGTGATCATCAACCGCCCGGAGGTGAAGAACGCTATCGACTACGAGACCTCCCGGCAGCTCGGCGACGCCTTCCGCGCCTTCGAGGCCGACGGGGAAGCCTGTGCGGCGGTGCTGTGGGGGGCTCACGGCACCTTCTGCGCCGGCGCGGACTTAAAAGCCCTGGCGGCTGACCCAATGCAGGAGGCCTTGCGCCTCAACGAGGACATGACGAAGGACGGTCCCCTGGGACCGACGCGCATGCTCCTATCCAAGCCGGTCATCGCCGCCATATCCGGGTACTGCGTGGCGGGCGGGCTGGAGCTGGCGGTCTGGTGCGACCTGCGCGTGGCGGAGGAGGACGCCGTGCTGGGCATCTTCGAGCGCCGCTTCGGGGTGCCGCTCATCGACGGCGGCACGCAGCGCCTGCCCCGGCTCATCGGCATGAGCCGCGCCCTGGACATGATCCTCACCGGGCGGCCGGTGGGGGCGCGGGAGGCGCTGGAGATGGGGCTGGTCAACCGCGTGGTCGGGAAGGGCGAGGCCAGGGAGGCGGCGGAGGAGCTGGCGGCCCAGCTCGCCGAGTTCCCCCAGACCTGCATGCGCAACGACCGCGAGGCGCTCTACCGCGGTATCGGCATGACCTTCGACGCCGGACTCGAGATGGAATACAGGCTGGGCATCAAGACGCTGCAGAGCGGGGAGTCGGTCTCCGGCGCCGGACGCTTCACGGAGGGCGAGGGCAAACACGGCAAGTTCTAG